A part of Caviibacter abscessus genomic DNA contains:
- a CDS encoding V-type ATP synthase subunit A, whose protein sequence is MKVGRIIKVSGPLVVAENMDEANVYDVVKVGDKKLIGEIIEMRDDKASIQVYEETSGIGPGEPVISTGEPLSVELGPGLLENMFDGIQRPLDMIRQQIGDFLEKGVEVKALNREKKWKFEPRKKVGDNVSVGDILGVVQETSLIEHKIMVPYGVSGTIESINEGEFTVEETVAVVSGIQINMIQKWPVRRGRKYKEKINPNEPLITGQRVIDTFFPVTKGGTACVPGPFGSGKTVVQHQFAKWGDAQIVVYVGCGERGNEMTDVLMEFPEIIDPKTGQSLMKRTVLIANTSNMPVAAREASIYTGITIAEYFRDMGYSVSIMADSTSRWAEALREMSGRLEEMPGDEGYPAYLSSRAAEFYERAGKVVCFGDDNRVGALTVIGAVSPPGGDISEPVSQATLRIVKVFWGLDSSLAYRRHFPAINWLNSYSLYQTKVDEWMDENVENTFSARRTQAMRLLQEESNLQEIVRLVGKDTLSYEDQLKLEAAKSIREDFLQQNAFHEQDTFTSLDKQNKMLTMVLSFYNEAVKALKEGVFLGDLLNLPIRERIARAKYIDEKDISQIVDITNDIPVQINELIKAVKEELV, encoded by the coding sequence GTTTATGAAGAAACTTCTGGAATAGGACCTGGAGAGCCTGTTATTTCAACTGGAGAACCACTATCTGTTGAATTAGGACCTGGATTACTTGAAAACATGTTTGACGGTATACAAAGACCACTAGATATGATAAGACAACAAATAGGTGATTTTTTAGAAAAAGGTGTTGAAGTAAAAGCTCTTAATAGAGAAAAAAAATGGAAGTTTGAACCTAGAAAAAAAGTTGGGGATAATGTAAGTGTTGGAGACATTTTAGGAGTAGTTCAAGAAACATCATTAATAGAACATAAAATAATGGTTCCATATGGAGTCAGCGGAACTATTGAAAGCATAAATGAAGGTGAATTTACAGTAGAAGAAACTGTTGCTGTAGTTTCAGGTATACAAATTAATATGATACAAAAATGGCCTGTACGTCGTGGTAGAAAATATAAGGAAAAAATAAATCCTAATGAACCACTTATTACAGGACAAAGAGTAATAGATACATTCTTTCCTGTAACTAAAGGAGGAACAGCTTGTGTTCCAGGACCTTTCGGATCTGGTAAAACTGTAGTTCAACATCAATTTGCTAAATGGGGAGATGCTCAAATAGTTGTTTATGTTGGTTGTGGAGAACGTGGAAATGAAATGACGGATGTTTTAATGGAATTTCCAGAAATAATAGATCCTAAAACAGGACAATCTCTTATGAAAAGAACAGTATTAATTGCAAATACTTCAAATATGCCGGTTGCAGCCAGAGAAGCTTCAATTTACACAGGTATAACTATTGCAGAATATTTTAGAGATATGGGATACTCAGTTTCAATAATGGCAGATTCAACATCAAGATGGGCTGAAGCATTAAGAGAAATGTCAGGGCGTCTTGAAGAAATGCCAGGAGATGAAGGATATCCTGCTTATTTATCATCAAGAGCAGCGGAATTTTATGAAAGAGCAGGTAAGGTTGTTTGCTTTGGAGACGATAATAGAGTAGGAGCATTAACAGTTATAGGTGCAGTTTCTCCTCCGGGTGGAGATATATCAGAACCTGTTTCACAAGCAACGCTTAGAATAGTTAAAGTATTCTGGGGTCTTGATTCTTCTCTTGCATATAGAAGACATTTCCCAGCTATTAACTGGTTAAATTCATATTCACTTTATCAAACAAAAGTTGATGAATGGATGGATGAAAATGTTGAAAATACATTCTCGGCAAGAAGAACTCAAGCAATGAGATTACTTCAAGAAGAATCAAATCTTCAAGAAATAGTAAGACTTGTAGGAAAAGATACACTTTCTTATGAAGATCAGTTAAAACTTGAAGCAGCTAAGAGTATAAGAGAAGATTTCTTACAACAAAATGCGTTCCATGAACAAGACACATTTACATCACTTGATAAACAAAACAAAATGCTTACTATGGTATTATCTTTCTATAATGAAGCAGTAAAAGCTCTTAAAGAAGGAGTTTTCTTAGGAGATTTATTAAATTTACCTATTAGAGAAAGAATTGCCAGAGCAAAATATATAGATGAAAAAGATATATCACAAATAGTAGATATTACAAATGATATACCTGTACAAATAAATGAATTAATTAAGGCAGTTAAGGAGGAACTTGTATGA
- a CDS encoding V-type ATP synthase subunit B: protein MIKEYQTIKEIVGPLMTVTGVEGVKYEELVEIETQTGEIRLGKVLEIDGDKAIVQLFESAAGINMTNSKVRFLAKPLTLKVSEDMIGRVFNGLGEEMDNGPKIIAEKRLDINGMALNPVSRDYPSEFIQTGVSAIDGLNTLVRGQKLPIFSGSGLPHAELAAQIARQAKVLGSGEKFAVVFAAVGITYEEAEFFIEDFKRTGSIDRAVLFINLANDPAVERIATPRMALTCAEYLAFEKGMHVLTIITDLTNYCEALREISAARKEVPGRRGYPGYLYTDLSTLYERAGKIKGKPGSITQIPILTMPEDDKTHPIPDLTGYITEGQIILSRELYKKNIMPPIDVLPSLSRLKDKGIGDKKTREDHADTMNQLFSAYATGKEAKELAVILGESALSDTDKLFAKFAQKFEEEYVGQGFSKDRSIQDTLNLGWELLRILPRTELKRIRDKYLEKYLNKED, encoded by the coding sequence ATGATAAAAGAATATCAAACAATTAAAGAAATAGTAGGTCCTTTAATGACTGTAACAGGTGTAGAAGGTGTAAAATATGAAGAATTAGTTGAAATTGAAACACAAACAGGAGAAATAAGACTTGGAAAAGTACTTGAAATTGATGGAGATAAAGCAATAGTTCAATTATTTGAGTCAGCTGCTGGAATTAATATGACTAATTCAAAAGTTAGATTTTTAGCAAAACCGTTGACACTTAAAGTATCGGAAGATATGATAGGTAGAGTATTTAATGGTCTTGGTGAAGAAATGGATAATGGACCTAAGATAATTGCTGAAAAAAGATTAGATATAAATGGAATGGCATTAAATCCTGTATCAAGAGATTATCCATCAGAATTTATACAAACTGGAGTTTCTGCAATAGATGGGTTAAATACACTTGTTAGAGGACAAAAACTTCCTATATTTTCTGGTTCAGGATTACCACATGCTGAACTTGCTGCACAAATAGCAAGACAAGCAAAAGTTTTAGGAAGTGGAGAAAAATTTGCGGTTGTATTTGCTGCTGTAGGTATAACTTATGAAGAAGCTGAATTTTTCATTGAAGATTTTAAAAGGACAGGTTCAATAGATAGAGCTGTTCTATTTATTAATCTTGCAAATGACCCTGCTGTAGAACGTATAGCAACTCCAAGAATGGCACTTACTTGTGCAGAATATTTAGCATTTGAAAAAGGAATGCACGTATTAACAATAATAACAGACTTAACAAATTATTGTGAAGCTTTAAGAGAAATATCTGCTGCAAGAAAAGAAGTTCCTGGAAGACGTGGATATCCTGGATATTTATATACTGACCTTTCAACTTTATATGAAAGAGCAGGTAAAATTAAAGGTAAACCTGGATCAATAACACAAATACCTATACTTACAATGCCTGAAGATGACAAAACACATCCAATTCCTGATTTGACAGGGTATATAACAGAAGGGCAAATAATTTTAAGTAGAGAATTATATAAAAAGAATATAATGCCTCCAATAGATGTATTACCTTCACTTTCAAGACTTAAAGATAAAGGTATAGGGGATAAAAAAACAAGAGAAGACCACGCAGATACAATGAACCAATTGTTTTCAGCATATGCAACAGGTAAAGAAGCTAAAGAATTAGCGGTAATATTAGGAGAATCTGCATTATCAGATACAGATAAATTATTCGCTAAATTTGCACAAAAATTTGAAGAAGAATATGTTGGTCAAGGATTTTCAAAGGATAGATCTATACAAGATACACTAAATTTAGGTTGGGAGCTTTTAAGAATACTTCCTAGAACAGAACTTAAGAGAATTAGAGATAAATATCTTGAAAAATATCTTAATAAGGAGGATTAA
- a CDS encoding V-type ATP synthase subunit D codes for MAKLNVNPTRMELSKLKIKLVTAKKGHKLLKDKQDELMRIFIDMIKKNKKARQNTEKKVENALKNFLLARAIMSNEAYEESIFVPKMNFKIDLSKRNVMSVRIPVLTLDEDLSNPNLSDIYPYSYGGTSAELDDAVYELNSIMPDLIRLSELEKSCELMADEIEKTRRRVNALEYMTIPQLEETIKFIRMKLDENDRASTIRLMKANIN; via the coding sequence ATGGCTAAGCTAAATGTTAATCCTACCAGAATGGAACTTAGCAAACTTAAGATTAAATTAGTAACAGCTAAAAAAGGTCACAAACTATTAAAAGATAAGCAAGATGAACTTATGAGAATCTTTATTGATATGATTAAAAAGAATAAGAAAGCAAGACAAAATACAGAAAAAAAGGTTGAGAATGCACTTAAAAATTTCTTGCTTGCAAGGGCTATAATGTCAAATGAAGCATATGAAGAATCAATTTTTGTTCCTAAAATGAATTTTAAAATTGATTTATCAAAAAGAAATGTTATGAGTGTTAGAATACCTGTTTTAACATTAGATGAAGATTTAAGTAATCCTAATCTTAGCGACATTTACCCATATTCATATGGTGGGACATCAGCTGAACTAGATGATGCAGTTTATGAATTAAACAGTATAATGCCTGATTTAATAAGACTTTCAGAGCTTGAAAAATCTTGTGAGTTAATGGCTGATGAAATAGAAAAAACCAGAAGAAGGGTTAATGCTCTTGAGTATATGACCATACCACAACTGGAAGAAACTATTAAATTTATTCGTATGAAGCTTGATGAAAATGATAGAGCAAGTACAATAAGACTTATGAAAGCAAATATAAATTAA
- the murQ gene encoding N-acetylmuramic acid 6-phosphate etherase: MINLNELSTEKNNKNSKDIELQNSFEIVKRINEEDKKVAYCVEKELKSIAELVDAILRRYNEKTRIIYIGSGTSGRLGVLDASECPPTYGVEPSLFQGIIAGGKNAMFLAQENAEDNQNQGVEDLKTIDLTENDVVIGLTASGRTPYVISAIEYANSIGAITGSISCSKNSKISQISLYPIEIEVGAEIVTGSTRMKSGTAQKMVLNMISTAIMIKKGKVFSGYMVDVKTSNMKLIERAKSIIMNTTKCNYETASKNLMKSDNDVKVAIVMTLLNTDKEVSINKLKEYEYNVARLIHEYTDKN, encoded by the coding sequence GTGATAAATTTAAATGAATTATCTACTGAAAAAAATAACAAAAATAGCAAAGATATAGAGCTTCAAAATAGTTTTGAAATTGTAAAAAGAATAAATGAGGAAGATAAAAAAGTAGCATATTGCGTTGAAAAGGAATTAAAAAGCATAGCAGAGTTAGTAGATGCAATTCTTAGAAGATACAATGAAAAAACTAGAATAATATACATAGGATCTGGAACATCTGGAAGATTAGGAGTATTAGATGCTTCTGAGTGTCCACCGACTTATGGTGTTGAACCTTCCTTATTTCAAGGAATAATTGCTGGTGGAAAAAATGCTATGTTTTTAGCACAGGAAAATGCAGAAGATAATCAAAATCAAGGTGTAGAAGATTTAAAAACTATTGATTTAACAGAAAATGATGTAGTTATAGGTTTAACAGCATCAGGCAGAACACCATATGTTATATCTGCTATTGAATATGCAAACTCTATAGGAGCAATTACAGGGAGTATAAGTTGTTCTAAAAATTCAAAAATTTCACAAATTAGTTTATATCCTATTGAAATTGAAGTGGGTGCTGAAATAGTTACAGGTTCTACAAGAATGAAATCTGGAACAGCACAAAAAATGGTACTTAATATGATATCAACAGCTATTATGATAAAAAAAGGTAAAGTTTTTTCAGGTTATATGGTTGATGTAAAAACGTCAAATATGAAACTTATAGAAAGAGCTAAAAGTATAATTATGAATACGACTAAGTGTAATTATGAAACGGCTTCAAAAAATTTAATGAAATCTGATAATGATGTGAAAGTAGCAATAGTTATGACACTTTTAAATACAGATAAAGAAGTTTCAATAAATAAGTTAAAAGAATATGAGTACAATGTAGCGAGGTTAATACATGAGTATACTGATAAAAATTAG
- a CDS encoding MurR/RpiR family transcriptional regulator, which translates to MSILIKIRETKKFTENELCVAKYIMENYKNIKNISITDISSKTFTSISTVTRMCKKIGLSGFSELKIKLIEEIANLNSKNINVEKTDIDRTNDTKIIIEKLNKLSIDSLKETKLLQDAEIIDEVVNLINKKTIIDFYGMGASHIVCLDAQYKFMRVGKLTNLFKGTDQQYIQAKNSNENHLGIIISYSGMTKEMVEIAEILLSKGIDTVSITKYNNNEVSKRCKYNLYVTSKESLKRSAAIYSRISMLNLIDVIYMKYSNTNYELVSKKIKETQIEKINKF; encoded by the coding sequence ATGAGTATACTGATAAAAATTAGAGAAACAAAAAAATTTACTGAAAATGAATTATGTGTAGCTAAGTATATAATGGAAAATTATAAAAATATAAAAAATATTTCAATAACAGATATTTCATCAAAAACTTTTACCAGTATATCAACTGTAACAAGAATGTGTAAAAAGATAGGGCTTAGTGGATTTTCTGAACTTAAAATAAAACTTATTGAAGAAATTGCAAATTTAAATAGTAAAAATATTAATGTTGAAAAAACAGATATAGATAGAACAAATGATACGAAAATAATAATAGAAAAGTTAAACAAATTAAGTATTGATTCTCTTAAAGAAACAAAATTATTACAAGATGCTGAAATAATTGATGAAGTTGTAAATTTGATAAATAAAAAAACTATTATAGATTTTTATGGAATGGGAGCATCTCATATAGTTTGTTTAGATGCACAATATAAATTTATGAGAGTAGGAAAACTTACAAATTTATTTAAAGGAACAGATCAGCAATATATACAAGCCAAAAACAGTAATGAAAACCATTTAGGTATAATAATTTCTTATTCAGGAATGACAAAAGAAATGGTTGAAATAGCAGAAATACTATTAAGTAAAGGAATAGATACAGTTTCAATCACAAAATATAATAATAATGAAGTATCAAAAAGATGTAAATATAATTTATATGTAACATCAAAGGAGAGCTTAAAAAGAAGTGCTGCGATATATTCAAGAATTTCTATGCTTAATTTAATTGATGTTATATATATGAAATACTCAAATACAAATTATGAACTTGTAAGTAAAAAAATAAAGGAAACTCAAATTGAAAAAATTAATAAATTTTAA
- a CDS encoding PTS lactose/cellobiose transporter subunit IIA, giving the protein MEELETIIFEIITNAGVAKGLVYEAMNESSKKNYEKTQELLKEADSYLLKAHNIQTDLIQEEAKGNNINVSVLFVHAQDHLMTAIEVRSLADTIINMNKKINELDKRLCMQ; this is encoded by the coding sequence ATGGAAGAATTGGAAACAATTATTTTTGAGATAATTACAAATGCTGGAGTAGCAAAAGGTTTAGTATACGAGGCAATGAATGAAAGTTCTAAGAAAAATTATGAAAAAACACAAGAACTTTTAAAAGAAGCTGATTCTTATTTATTAAAAGCCCATAATATACAAACTGATCTAATTCAAGAAGAGGCAAAGGGAAATAATATAAATGTAAGTGTGTTATTTGTACATGCACAGGATCATTTAATGACAGCTATTGAAGTAAGAAGTTTAGCAGACACTATTATTAATATGAATAAAAAAATTAATGAATTGGATAAAAGACTATGTATGCAATAG
- the anmK gene encoding anhydro-N-acetylmuramic acid kinase AnmK, with protein sequence MYAIGLMTGTSLDGLDVALCDIKGSFLDTKVKLIDFICLDIKDELRNKIKNACSEEKSNNKLICSLDFELGYFYLEGVKKIIKKNNLKYSDIAFVASHGQTIYHLPYPKEGFYSSTLQIGQASIISYNTGIKTISNFRVMDIAAGGQGAPLVPYADYILYSSKTKNIALQNIGGISNVTYLKSNGTLEDIFAFDNGPGNMIINEAMKSLYNLEYDNKGEIALKGKLIDKLLNELLKHPYLEKIPPKSTDREEFGKQYVDLLLEKYKNEKSEDIIHTFTLFTAICIRDSYMKFFTKMPDKVIISGGGAFNDTLMNMLKTLLGKCEVCTQEELGYFSDAKEAIAFVILGNETLHNRPSNVPSATGSKKRVILGTIC encoded by the coding sequence ATGTATGCAATAGGTTTAATGACAGGAACAAGCTTAGATGGTTTAGATGTTGCTCTTTGTGATATAAAAGGAAGTTTTCTTGATACGAAAGTTAAATTAATAGATTTTATATGTTTAGACATTAAAGATGAATTAAGAAATAAAATAAAAAATGCTTGTAGTGAAGAAAAGTCAAATAACAAATTGATTTGTTCTTTAGATTTTGAACTTGGGTATTTTTACCTTGAAGGAGTAAAGAAAATTATAAAAAAGAATAATTTAAAGTATAGTGATATTGCATTTGTTGCAAGTCATGGCCAAACTATTTATCATTTACCTTATCCTAAAGAAGGTTTTTATAGTTCTACACTTCAAATTGGGCAAGCATCAATAATATCATATAATACAGGAATAAAAACTATTTCAAATTTTAGAGTTATGGATATAGCAGCCGGAGGCCAAGGAGCACCACTTGTACCTTATGCAGACTACATATTATATTCATCTAAAACTAAAAATATTGCACTTCAAAATATAGGAGGAATATCTAACGTAACATATTTAAAAAGTAATGGCACACTTGAAGATATTTTTGCTTTTGATAACGGTCCAGGGAATATGATTATTAATGAAGCTATGAAATCTTTATATAACTTGGAATACGACAATAAAGGTGAAATAGCTTTAAAAGGAAAATTAATTGATAAATTATTAAATGAATTATTAAAACACCCATATTTGGAAAAAATACCTCCAAAATCAACAGATAGAGAAGAATTTGGAAAACAATATGTAGACTTGTTACTAGAAAAATATAAAAATGAAAAGTCTGAAGATATTATTCATACATTTACTTTATTTACAGCAATTTGTATTAGAGATAGTTATATGAAATTTTTTACTAAAATGCCTGATAAAGTTATCATTAGTGGAGGTGGAGCATTTAATGATACTTTAATGAATATGTTAAAAACACTTTTAGGTAAATGTGAAGTTTGTACACAAGAAGAATTAGGATATTTCTCTGATGCAAAAGAAGCAATAGCCTTTGTGATACTAGGAAATGAAACTTTACATAATAGACCTTCTAATGTTCCAAGTGCAACAGGTTCTAAAAAAAGAGTAATATTAGGAACTATTTGTTAA
- a CDS encoding PTS sugar transporter subunit IIB, which produces MKVLFVCSAGMSSTIAINALKTEATKKGYDIEVVAVGTQAFEEELKKGYDLAMVAPQIRHRYDYLQEIAKDLNVPIALIEPQAYSPLGGLKLLNQVLALIK; this is translated from the coding sequence ATGAAAGTTTTGTTTGTTTGTTCAGCCGGTATGTCAAGCACAATTGCTATCAATGCATTAAAAACAGAAGCAACAAAAAAAGGTTATGATATTGAAGTTGTTGCTGTAGGAACACAAGCATTTGAGGAAGAATTAAAAAAAGGTTATGATTTAGCAATGGTTGCTCCTCAAATTCGTCATAGATATGATTATCTTCAAGAAATAGCAAAAGATTTAAATGTGCCAATAGCACTTATTGAGCCACAGGCGTACAGTCCACTTGGAGGATTAAAATTATTAAATCAGGTTTTAGCATTAATAAAATAA
- a CDS encoding PTS sugar transporter subunit IIC: MFDKISKFMDEKLSTPMAKLAEQRHLRAIRDGIISTLPIIIVSSMFLVLAFMPNQLPSTWKITMFIKANAGKILLPYRMSMFIMTLYAVFGIGYSLSKSYKLDGLSGGIIAELAYMLTLIPKISPAVNDAVKALSLESQDLNLYISSVPKGWLLPMGQLGAAGLFVGIISAFIGVEIYRFTQVSNFKISMPPEVPASVARSFEALTPTALVILLVSLVTMWLEIDVHGLIGKLVAPLVTGTDSLLAVLFICLLGMFFWSFGIHGWSIVGSLARPLWITLLDANTAAYAQGTSIPHIAAEPFYQWFIVIGGSGCTIGLAILLLLRSRSSYGKALGKTVIIPSIFNINEPIIFGVPIVLNPIFIIPFIFTPMICATIAWIATNLNLVNRVVASAPWTLPGPIGAYLATGGDIRAAILNILLIIVSIVIYYPFFKIYDNKLLKDELKGNNE; encoded by the coding sequence ATGTTTGATAAAATTTCAAAATTTATGGACGAGAAACTGTCAACTCCAATGGCAAAATTAGCGGAACAAAGACATTTAAGAGCTATACGTGATGGAATTATTTCTACTTTACCAATTATAATAGTAAGTTCTATGTTTTTAGTTTTAGCGTTTATGCCTAATCAATTACCATCTACTTGGAAGATTACTATGTTTATAAAAGCTAATGCAGGTAAAATTTTACTTCCATATCGTATGTCAATGTTTATAATGACACTTTATGCTGTATTTGGAATAGGGTATTCACTTTCTAAATCATATAAATTAGATGGTTTATCAGGTGGGATTATTGCTGAACTTGCATATATGCTAACACTTATTCCTAAAATATCACCAGCGGTAAATGATGCAGTTAAAGCACTTTCTTTAGAATCTCAAGATTTAAATTTATATATTTCAAGTGTACCTAAAGGTTGGCTACTTCCCATGGGACAATTAGGAGCTGCCGGATTATTTGTAGGTATAATATCAGCTTTTATAGGAGTAGAAATATATAGATTTACTCAAGTTTCTAACTTTAAAATTTCTATGCCTCCTGAAGTTCCTGCTTCTGTTGCAAGATCTTTTGAAGCTTTAACTCCTACAGCTCTTGTAATATTACTTGTAAGTTTAGTGACAATGTGGCTTGAAATTGATGTTCATGGTTTAATAGGAAAACTTGTTGCTCCACTTGTTACAGGAACAGATTCACTTTTAGCAGTTCTATTTATTTGCTTGCTAGGTATGTTTTTCTGGTCATTTGGTATACATGGTTGGTCAATCGTTGGTTCACTTGCAAGACCTTTATGGATAACATTGTTAGATGCAAATACAGCTGCGTATGCTCAAGGAACTTCAATACCTCATATAGCTGCTGAACCTTTTTATCAATGGTTTATAGTAATTGGAGGTTCAGGTTGTACAATAGGTTTAGCAATATTACTTTTATTACGTTCAAGATCTAGTTACGGTAAAGCTTTGGGAAAAACTGTTATTATTCCTTCTATATTTAACATAAATGAACCAATAATTTTTGGTGTTCCAATAGTATTAAATCCTATATTTATAATCCCATTTATATTCACTCCTATGATTTGTGCTACAATTGCTTGGATAGCAACAAATTTAAATCTTGTTAATAGAGTAGTTGCATCTGCACCTTGGACATTACCTGGACCTATAGGAGCATATTTAGCAACAGGTGGAGATATTAGAGCGGCAATATTAAATATATTATTAATTATTGTATCCATAGTTATCTACTATCCTTTCTTTAAAATATATGATAACAAATTGTTAAAAGATGAATTGAAAGGAAATAATGAATAG
- a CDS encoding glycoside hydrolase family 1 protein — MNRKILYGGATSNSQYEGGYDKGGKGLDTQDLRKYIQRNSNATTSTRLLAKSKIDEAKKSLDTSLYPFRNGSKGYEFVEEDLMYLKELGIHIYRFSINWARLFPNGDDDNVNMEGVKYYDKIIKYFHNAGIKLFLTMNHFCYPINFIEKYGGFKNRISIDLYLKYAKTIFELWGDYIDYYLPFNEINAGYFSPYNGIGLIKEDDKEYNLNDIFQSLHNQFVASAKVIELGRKMVNGKFVCMAACFCYYPYSCKPEDNLKCIKDEQNYQWFYLDVLARGIYPTYIKKFFKENNISLKISDSDIELLKNNTADYVSFSYYQSNVVSTDEKELTAGNLVTTIKNPYLKSTDWGWQIDPTGLRITLNKVYDRYQKPIIISENGLGYNDKLVGNEVHDYYRIQYLKEHIEQINEAVKDGVDVIAYIMWGIIDIVSAGSCEMEKRYGVIYVDADNKGNGDYKRIKKDSFYWYKNFLKENKGD, encoded by the coding sequence ATGAATAGAAAAATATTGTATGGTGGAGCCACATCAAATAGTCAATATGAGGGCGGGTATGATAAAGGCGGTAAAGGTTTAGATACACAAGATTTAAGAAAATACATACAAAGAAATTCAAATGCTACAACATCTACAAGATTACTTGCAAAAAGTAAGATTGATGAGGCTAAAAAATCTTTAGATACAAGTTTGTATCCTTTTAGAAATGGTTCAAAAGGTTATGAATTTGTTGAAGAAGATTTGATGTACTTAAAAGAATTGGGTATACATATATATAGATTTTCAATTAATTGGGCAAGATTATTTCCAAATGGTGATGATGATAATGTAAATATGGAAGGTGTAAAATATTATGATAAAATAATAAAATATTTTCATAATGCCGGAATCAAATTATTTTTAACGATGAATCATTTTTGTTACCCTATAAATTTTATTGAAAAATATGGAGGTTTTAAAAACAGAATATCAATTGATTTGTATTTAAAATATGCAAAAACTATATTTGAATTATGGGGAGATTATATTGATTATTATTTACCATTTAATGAGATTAATGCAGGCTATTTTAGTCCATATAATGGTATAGGTTTAATTAAAGAAGATGATAAGGAATATAATTTAAATGATATTTTTCAATCTCTTCACAACCAATTTGTGGCGAGTGCAAAAGTTATAGAGCTTGGAAGAAAAATGGTTAATGGTAAATTTGTCTGTATGGCAGCTTGTTTTTGCTACTATCCGTATTCTTGTAAACCTGAAGATAATCTAAAATGTATAAAAGATGAGCAAAATTATCAATGGTTTTATTTAGATGTTTTAGCTCGAGGTATTTATCCAACGTATATTAAAAAGTTTTTTAAAGAAAATAATATTAGTTTAAAAATATCGGACTCAGATATAGAGTTATTAAAAAATAATACAGCTGATTATGTTTCTTTTTCATATTATCAATCAAATGTTGTAAGTACTGATGAAAAAGAATTAACAGCGGGAAATTTAGTTACGACGATTAAGAATCCATATTTAAAATCTACAGATTGGGGCTGGCAAATAGATCCAACAGGTCTTAGAATCACTTTAAATAAAGTTTATGATAGATATCAAAAACCTATTATTATAAGTGAAAATGGTTTAGGTTATAATGATAAACTTGTTGGTAATGAAGTTCATGATTATTATAGAATACAATATTTGAAAGAACATATAGAACAAATTAATGAAGCTGTAAAAGATGGTGTTGATGTTATAGCGTATATTATGTGGGGTATTATAGATATCGTAAGTGCAGGTAGCTGCGAAATGGAAAAACGTTATGGTGTTATATACGTAGATGCTGATAATAAAGGTAATGGAGATTATAAAAGAATTAAAAAAGATAGTTTTTATTGGTATAAAAATTTTTTAAAAGAAAATAAAGGAGATTGA